A single Ignavibacteriota bacterium DNA region contains:
- a CDS encoding PepSY-associated TM helix domain-containing protein yields the protein MKWRKWNNILHRDIGYLIVGLTIVYGISGIAVNHVQDWNPNYNIEKEFLSIEPLAATEREPMVDEALKKLNLAERPKDSFRPDEETLQLFYENKTYSVDVPTGNVMIETTQQRRVLFEMNQLHLNAPKEAWTYIADLYAFSLVFVAVTGLFVLKGKNGITGRGAWLTSIGVLLPVVYWIYYLYWS from the coding sequence ATGAAGTGGCGCAAGTGGAATAACATTCTCCATCGCGACATAGGGTACCTTATTGTCGGATTGACGATTGTGTACGGCATTTCCGGAATCGCCGTCAATCATGTGCAGGATTGGAATCCGAATTACAACATCGAAAAAGAATTTCTCTCTATCGAACCGCTTGCCGCGACAGAACGCGAGCCGATGGTAGATGAAGCATTGAAGAAACTCAATCTTGCCGAACGACCGAAAGATTCGTTCAGACCGGATGAGGAAACGCTTCAATTATTTTATGAAAACAAAACGTACTCGGTTGATGTGCCGACCGGTAATGTTATGATTGAAACAACACAACAACGACGCGTCCTGTTCGAGATGAATCAACTCCATCTCAATGCGCCAAAGGAAGCGTGGACGTACATTGCAGATTTGTATGCGTTTTCGCTCGTTTTTGTCGCAGTAACAGGTTTATTCGTTTTGAAAGGAAAGAATGGAATTACCGGGCGTGGGGCGTGGTTGACGAGTATCGGTGTGTTGTTGCCGGTCGTATATTGGATATATTATTTATACTGGTCATAA
- a CDS encoding DUF4920 domain-containing protein: MKNLTIIGIIILLFFTFTAMAGSAKKYGKALTLKNVTKVSAILEKPEKYNGKKVLVEGTIVEVCAKRGCWIEIASDKEFESIRFKVEDGVMTFPIDAKGKKVRAEGTFSMEVVSKEELIEQGKKHAKESGEKFDTSSITEGKTYVQIDGLGAEVK; this comes from the coding sequence ATGAAAAACTTAACAATCATCGGAATTATCATTCTTCTGTTCTTCACATTCACAGCAATGGCTGGCTCGGCAAAAAAATATGGCAAAGCATTGACGCTGAAAAATGTCACAAAGGTTTCGGCAATTCTTGAAAAACCGGAGAAGTACAACGGAAAGAAAGTGTTAGTCGAAGGGACAATTGTAGAAGTGTGTGCAAAGCGCGGTTGCTGGATTGAAATTGCGAGCGACAAAGAATTCGAGTCCATCAGGTTCAAAGTTGAAGATGGAGTGATGACGTTCCCGATTGATGCAAAAGGAAAGAAAGTCCGCGCTGAAGGAACATTCTCGATGGAAGTTGTCTCCAAAGAAGAGTTGATTGAGCAGGGGAAGAAGCACGCGAAAGAATCCGGAGAGAAGTTTGATACTTCGAGCATTACTGAAGGGAAAACCTACGTCCAAATTGATGGGCTTGGCGCAGAAGTAAAATAA
- a CDS encoding GxxExxY protein, producing the protein MTENELSNKIIGLAIDVHSALGPGLLESAYKECLYYKINTSGISVEKEKPVPLFYETVKLDCGYRIDLLVENKLVLELKSVEAINDIHLAQTLTYLKLGNYKLGLLINFNVLKLKDGIKRVINGTL; encoded by the coding sequence ATGACGGAGAACGAATTATCAAATAAAATAATTGGTTTAGCAATTGATGTCCATTCTGCTTTAGGTCCCGGGTTGTTAGAGAGTGCGTACAAGGAATGTTTATACTACAAAATAAATACGTCAGGTATTTCGGTCGAAAAAGAAAAACCAGTGCCTTTGTTCTATGAAACGGTAAAATTGGATTGTGGATACAGAATTGATTTGTTGGTCGAAAATAAATTGGTGCTTGAATTAAAAAGCGTTGAAGCCATCAACGATATTCATCTTGCACAAACTCTGACGTACTTAAAACTCGGAAATTATAAATTAGGATTACTAATAAATTTCAATGTTCTGAAATTAAAAGACGGCATCAAACGGGTTATTAATGGAACTTTGTGA
- the moaA gene encoding GTP 3',8-cyclase MoaA — MKNLPLVDNYKRVHTYLRISVTERCNLRCRYCMPPDGIELMPRAEILTFDEIETLAKQFVELGIRKIRVTGGEPLVRKNVDELCARLAAIEKLETLALTTNGIKLGEKAQALRDAGVSHLNISLDTLKPEKFHHITFRDNFQQTIHGIEKALQVGFPSVKINTVVMKEFNDDELLDFVDFAKALSLNIRFIEYMPFLENGWNEVKFMSYREMKDIIESKHTLVPFSTNETVPGPAKDFLVEGSEATIGFITTMSEHFCGDCNRLRLTADGKLRNCLFGRDDFDLKRLLRSGASPDIIEDTIRSAVILKWEKHPDTEELVEMQSNAMVAIGG; from the coding sequence ATGAAGAATCTGCCGTTGGTTGATAACTACAAACGGGTGCATACGTACTTGCGCATCTCGGTGACGGAGCGATGCAATCTCCGTTGCCGTTACTGTATGCCGCCCGATGGAATTGAACTCATGCCTCGTGCAGAAATTCTTACATTCGATGAGATTGAAACGCTCGCGAAGCAATTCGTCGAACTTGGCATCAGGAAAATTCGTGTTACCGGCGGCGAGCCGCTTGTGCGGAAAAATGTTGATGAATTGTGCGCACGTCTTGCCGCTATTGAAAAGTTGGAAACACTTGCACTGACGACGAACGGAATCAAACTGGGAGAAAAAGCACAAGCGTTACGGGATGCCGGAGTCTCTCATTTGAATATCAGTCTTGATACCTTGAAGCCGGAGAAATTCCACCATATAACATTTCGCGATAATTTTCAACAAACAATACATGGCATTGAGAAAGCGCTTCAGGTCGGATTTCCTTCGGTGAAAATCAACACGGTCGTGATGAAGGAATTTAATGATGATGAGTTACTCGACTTTGTTGATTTTGCAAAAGCGTTATCGCTGAACATCCGTTTTATCGAATACATGCCGTTCCTCGAAAATGGTTGGAATGAAGTGAAGTTCATGTCGTACAGAGAGATGAAAGACATCATCGAATCAAAACACACGCTTGTTCCGTTCTCAACCAATGAAACAGTTCCCGGTCCGGCAAAAGATTTTCTTGTTGAAGGAAGTGAAGCAACCATCGGGTTTATCACGACGATGAGCGAACACTTCTGCGGCGATTGCAACCGACTGAGATTAACCGCCGATGGCAAACTCCGAAACTGTTTGTTCGGTCGTGATGATTTTGATTTGAAACGTCTGCTTCGTTCCGGTGCATCACCTGATATTATCGAAGATACAATCCGCTCCGCAGTTATCCTCAAATGGGAAAAACATCCCGACACCGAAGAACTTGTAGAAATGCAAAGCAACGCCATGGTTGCCATCGGTGGATAG
- a CDS encoding carboxymuconolactone decarboxylase family protein: protein MSKPPKRFQKFTKDYPEIAQAYEVLGNAVHQVGPLDAKTRALVKLGISVGGKMEGAVHSHVRKALSAGVKPDELRHVALLALPTLGLPSMMAALSWIDETLEQESGKKKK, encoded by the coding sequence ATGTCAAAACCTCCAAAACGATTTCAAAAATTTACAAAAGATTATCCGGAAATTGCCCAAGCGTATGAAGTACTTGGCAACGCTGTTCATCAGGTAGGACCGCTTGACGCAAAAACACGTGCGTTGGTGAAACTTGGAATTTCCGTCGGTGGAAAAATGGAAGGCGCAGTTCATTCGCATGTGCGTAAAGCGCTCTCTGCCGGTGTGAAGCCCGATGAATTGCGGCATGTTGCCTTGCTTGCTCTACCGACACTCGGACTTCCTTCGATGATGGCGGCGCTCAGTTGGATTGATGAAACACTCGAACAAGAGAGTGGTAAGAAAAAGAAATAA
- a CDS encoding hemerythrin domain-containing protein, translated as MNDTQSVVDPISVLMHEHQRAAKQLSLLEQAVNSITSDGFTRQAFGIIAEAIRFFEGEFRQHDKKEEQFLFPLLERHEPGITSEYRNEHRELWSAFNYLLSCVNEVEDGRLRGSSRQELVETATRIVRLLRAHIVNENTILFVKAKKLFSEVEYKELRDSIASASV; from the coding sequence ATGAACGATACTCAATCGGTTGTTGACCCGATTTCCGTGCTGATGCACGAACATCAACGAGCCGCGAAACAGTTATCACTGTTAGAGCAGGCAGTCAATTCCATTACCTCGGATGGCTTTACTCGTCAAGCGTTCGGAATCATTGCTGAAGCAATACGTTTTTTTGAAGGCGAATTCCGTCAGCATGATAAGAAAGAAGAACAGTTTCTTTTCCCGTTGCTTGAACGACATGAGCCGGGCATCACGAGTGAATACCGGAACGAACACCGCGAATTATGGAGCGCGTTCAACTACTTGCTCTCGTGCGTGAATGAGGTGGAAGACGGTCGTTTGCGCGGTTCCTCCCGTCAGGAGTTGGTGGAAACAGCGACACGAATTGTCAGGCTTCTCCGCGCCCATATCGTCAACGAAAATACCATCCTGTTTGTGAAGGCGAAAAAACTCTTTTCAGAAGTGGAATACAAAGAATTGAGGGACAGTATAGCAAGCGCATCAGTGTAA
- the tatA gene encoding twin-arginine translocase TatA/TatE family subunit produces MFGNLGTTEIVILAVGIFLLFGAKRIPALAKGIGQAMREFKREIRDDSKSAKGL; encoded by the coding sequence ATGTTCGGAAATTTAGGTACAACGGAAATTGTAATACTCGCGGTAGGGATTTTTCTACTTTTCGGAGCGAAAAGAATTCCTGCTCTTGCGAAAGGAATCGGTCAAGCGATGCGCGAGTTCAAACGTGAAATCCGGGATGACAGCAAATCAGCGAAGGGATTATAA